TCTCGAGATGATCGGTGCGGGCCGTGACCCACCAGATCAGGAGTTGGAGCGTGGCAAAGGCGAAGATACCGATACCGATCATCTGGAGTGTCCGGCCATCGACCTGAACCGACTGGCGGAACTCCGGCGGCACGATCTGATCACCGACCAGCGCGACCAGAATCCCGCCCAGCATCAGCAGGATCGCCAGAAGCGTCCCGAACGGACGAGAACGTAGCAGCGAGGGATGGGCGTCGTAGAGGATTTCAGGCATCGGAACACACTCCTTGGGCTTCAGACCACGCCGAGCTCGATCTACAAGTGTGGTCTCTCAGGACTGAGACCAAGCGATCATCGACGCCGCTCGACCCGGATGGGACTCAGCGGGCACGGTTCGAAAGCGATATGGGGTTGGATACGGATGACTCGGACTGGGCGAGCACCAAGCGATACTAGCAGCAAGCCTCGGG
The sequence above is drawn from the Allochromatium vinosum DSM 180 genome and encodes:
- a CDS encoding PH domain-containing protein codes for the protein MPEILYDAHPSLLRSRPFGTLLAILLMLGGILVALVGDQIVPPEFRQSVQVDGRTLQMIGIGIFAFATLQLLIWWVTARTDHLEITPDEILWTHGLLSKQYTEINMASVRTVRVTQTLFQRIMNAGDITLYTAGDTPELMVCGLPDPGQIRELIKAQPTSGG